From Bos javanicus breed banteng chromosome 5, ARS-OSU_banteng_1.0, whole genome shotgun sequence, the proteins below share one genomic window:
- the GPR182 gene encoding G-protein coupled receptor 182: protein MSATAGPSVAPTRDVGEIYNWTELLHFFNHTLPECHMELNENTKRVALFVLYLAIFVVGLVENLLVICVNWRGSARAGLLRLYVLNMAIADLGIILSLPVWMLEATLDYTWLWGSFSCRFTHYFYYANMYSSIFFLVCLSVDRYVTLTNASTSWQHHQHRGRRAVCAGVWVLSALIPLPEVVHIRLVDSFEPMCLFMAPFETYSTWATVVALSTTVLGFLLPLPLIAVFNVLTARRLRQTGQPEGRRHCLLVCAYIAVFVICWLPYHLTLLLLTLHGTHISLHCYLAHLLYFFYDIIDCFSMLHCVVNPILYNFLSPSFRGRLLNAVVHYLPKVQVREGRHASTSSSSSTQHSIIITKEGTQPPAAGPHQHPSLNFQAANTLPTSAPQSLVAS from the coding sequence ATGTCGGCCACCGCAGGGCCCAGCGTGGCGCCCACCAGGGACGTGGGAGAGATCTACAACTGGACGGAGCTGCTCCACTTCTTCAACCACACCCTGCCCGAGTGCCACATGGAGCTCAACGAGAACACCAAGCGCGTAGCCCTCTTCGTGCTCTACCTGGCCATCTTTGTGGTCGGGCTGGTGGAGAACCTCCTGGTGATCTGCGTCAACTGGCGGGGCTCGGCCCGTGCGGGGCTGCTGCGTCTCTACGTCCTCAATATGGCCATCGCCGACCTGGGCATCATCCTGTCTCTGCCAGTGTGGATGCTGGAGGCCACGCTGGACTACACCTGGCTCTGGGGCAGCTTCTCCTGCCGCTTCACCCACTATTTCTACTATGCCAACATGTACAGCAGCATCTTCTTCCTGGTGTGCCTCAGCGTGGACCGCTACGTCACCCTCACCAACGCCTCTACCTCCTGGCAGCACCACCAGCACCGAGGGCGCAGGGCCGTGTGTGCCGGGGTCTGGGTCCTCTCGGCCCTCATCCCGCTGCCTGAGGTGGTCCACATCCGGCTGGTGGACAGCTTTGAGCCCATGTGCCTCTTCATGGCGCCTTTTGAAACATACAGCACATGGGCCACGGTGGTGGCCCTGTCCACCACTGTCCTGGGCTTCCTGCTGCCCTTGCCCCTCATCGCCGTCTTCAATGTGCTGACAGCCCGCCGGCTCCGGCAGACAGGACAGCCCGAGGGCCGGCGCCACTGCCTGCTGGTGTGTGCCTACATAGCCGTCTTTGTCATCTGCTGGCTGCCCTACCACCTGACCCTGCTGCTGCTCACACTTCACGGCACCCACATCTCCCTCCACTGCTACCTGGCCCACCTGCTCTACTTCTTCTACGACATCATTGACTGCTTCTCCATGCTCCACTGTGTTGTCAACCCCATCCTTTATAACTTCCTCAGCCCGAGCTTCCGGGGCCGGCTCCTCAACGCCGTGGTCCATTACCTTCCCAAGGTCCAGGTCAGGGAGGGCAGACatgcctccacctcctcctcctcctccacccagcATTCCATCATCATCACCAAGGAGGGTACCCAGCCCCCTGCAGCTGGCCCCCACCAGCACCCAAGCCTGAACTTCCAGGCAGCAA